In Archangium violaceum, the following are encoded in one genomic region:
- a CDS encoding DNA repair ATPase — MATESTPPASGEATLEGGSYEVIRTRLLSQAEALGTRAENLNERRKKLFGGTELTVIGNERVRTENNCVPRDIVGVGKYLLFGYNVFIGLKKETTVADVFSLHKFEQTAEGFDFSQVPSSEAGGFLQDPRFVKDFGELYKYYKDAKLLQLRRSETKLLAIFQTGQSARDIKVFRFALDVEGKATYIDNQGERDHVFPPSHDFEWMVARRENYVLGQHPHVNVLDQVFVETVKGDLTVKVENNTADGLGIYREPVDDPDQSLDDAEFAYAQVGALILLRVLPFREQTYRYLVFNTRTQHVVRIDAIGQACIRLPEDQGIVFPGGYYLQTGEFKVFEGIGEGLQFKRAIRSPNGEDVLYVFFRRDEGAYVLFPYNLVRKEVQNPLLGHGFSLFADGRMALFRAASNEPTRVHPMQVWQTPFVSAEHAAKMPPAPGYLGKVGNAELVRGISDALTLVRMARTDKPSRRTYEDLAAAATRMLDAFYWLGHEETALQEGIETLRRTSELIIDEFEKVLALRKRATDSLVGAQTAQEQVLLRVRPEELQSAEGFMHALSDLRKQRGQLITLKEIRYIDVARLEALEKQVIEETDRVSSDAVQFLQRGEALQPLAERLDVLLQKLEPIQTTTELAPLGEDIEQVGKGLEVLSETVGGLQVGDPLARARILEGISELFSRLNRVRAGLNVKRKELVGREKRAEFGAQFKLLGQAVESALSVADSPEKCDEGLSRLTVQLEEMEGRFGEFDEFLGPLTQKREELLEAFGQKKQALVDERQRRAQNLFGAAERILTGVNRRAKSFKDEDELNTYFASDSMVQKLRQLAEQLLELQDSVRSDEVLSRVKTARQDALRALRDRNDLYEEGSGAPVIKFGKHRFNVNTQPLDLTLVPRDGALYLQLTGTDYAQRLEDAELEKYRDLWEQHLVSETPQVYRAEYLAAQVLLDAEEGKGSVTLAALHQAVLEPNGLLEKVRAYSADRYDEGYERGIHDADAAAILERLLAMHTGAGLLRFAPTPRAWAVLFWVFGGEGDEKALFHRRARSLHRLRAAFGESAELVVLGNEAGERIGAFLKSVGVACGPAEARLAGRYLVEELGVDRPRFTTSGEAVAIKDALLSQLDRAGTRSAFEDDLRGLEKNLPERLRVVRAWVDAWLARREGGPGAAAHVAVEAAVLLLTERKVDREVAGALTSAEVTGMLGQHPLIHDRKLALRLDEFLARLSDFRQVRVPAYHAYRALLRDILDRERRRLRLEEFTPKVLTSFVRNRLIDEVYLPLIGANLAKQLGSAGENKRTDRMGMLLLMSPPGYGKTTLMEYVASRLGLTFVKVNGPALGHSVKSLDPAEAPNATARQEVERINLSFEMGNNVMLYLDDIQHTDPELLQKFISLCDGQRRVEGVWNGKTRTYDLRGKKFCVVMAGNPYTETGDRFRIPDMLANRADTYNLGDILDGKEELFALSYIENSLTSNGVLAPLATREPGDIHKLIRMAKGEEVPSGELSYGYAAAELQEIVAVLQRLFRVQQVLLKVNLEYIASAAQDERFRTEPAFKLQGSYRNMGKIAEKVVSAMTDEELERLLDDHYQGESQTLTTAAEQNLLKLQELRGRLKPEQAKRWEEIKQGFARVKRMGGKEDDPVARVTGQLSAIEEQLGSVAGAVVRAADMARQPSGPSPVAEVLPKVESLREALLELARREVPAPVVQVSPGTDLTPYLQHLAKVLRALAERSVAAPAQTADLGPVMEQLTQAVKTMADRQPVAAPASAPPADLGRYMEQMSQAVKVMAERAPAQSLQRAASAPLPPDVGRQLSLVESALAPLERMAKRTLQGGEENLKAMQVWQAVTEALELIQAMQR, encoded by the coding sequence ATGGCAACTGAAAGCACCCCTCCCGCGTCGGGCGAGGCCACGCTGGAGGGCGGTAGCTACGAGGTCATCCGTACGCGCCTGCTGTCCCAGGCGGAGGCGCTCGGCACCAGGGCCGAGAACCTCAACGAGCGGCGCAAGAAGCTCTTCGGCGGCACGGAGCTCACCGTCATCGGGAACGAGCGAGTCCGCACGGAGAACAACTGCGTTCCGCGCGACATCGTCGGAGTCGGGAAGTACCTGCTCTTCGGCTACAACGTCTTCATCGGCCTGAAGAAGGAGACGACGGTCGCGGACGTCTTCTCGCTGCACAAGTTCGAGCAGACGGCGGAGGGCTTCGACTTCAGCCAGGTGCCGTCGTCGGAGGCGGGCGGGTTCCTGCAGGATCCGCGCTTCGTCAAGGACTTCGGCGAGCTCTACAAGTACTACAAGGACGCGAAGCTCCTCCAACTGCGCCGCAGCGAGACGAAGCTGCTGGCCATCTTCCAGACGGGCCAGTCGGCGCGGGACATCAAGGTGTTCCGCTTCGCGCTGGATGTGGAGGGCAAGGCCACCTACATCGACAACCAGGGCGAGCGCGATCACGTCTTCCCGCCGTCGCACGACTTCGAGTGGATGGTGGCCAGGCGCGAGAACTACGTGCTGGGCCAGCACCCGCACGTCAACGTGCTGGATCAGGTGTTCGTGGAGACGGTGAAGGGCGACCTGACCGTCAAGGTGGAGAACAACACCGCGGACGGCCTGGGCATCTACCGCGAGCCGGTGGACGATCCGGACCAGTCGCTCGACGACGCCGAGTTCGCGTATGCGCAGGTGGGCGCCCTCATCCTGCTGCGCGTCCTGCCGTTCCGCGAGCAGACGTACCGTTACCTCGTCTTCAACACGCGCACCCAGCACGTGGTGCGAATCGACGCCATCGGGCAGGCCTGCATCCGCCTCCCCGAGGACCAGGGCATCGTCTTCCCCGGCGGGTACTACCTGCAGACGGGGGAGTTCAAAGTCTTCGAGGGCATTGGCGAGGGCCTCCAGTTCAAGCGCGCCATCCGCTCGCCCAACGGCGAGGACGTGCTCTACGTCTTCTTCCGCCGCGACGAGGGCGCGTACGTGCTCTTCCCGTACAACCTCGTGCGCAAGGAGGTGCAGAACCCGCTGCTGGGGCACGGCTTCAGCCTCTTCGCGGATGGGCGCATGGCGCTCTTCCGCGCCGCCTCCAACGAGCCCACCCGCGTGCACCCCATGCAGGTGTGGCAGACGCCCTTCGTCTCCGCCGAGCACGCCGCGAAGATGCCGCCCGCGCCCGGCTACCTCGGCAAGGTGGGCAACGCCGAGCTGGTGCGCGGCATCTCCGATGCGCTGACGCTCGTGCGCATGGCCCGTACGGACAAGCCCTCGCGCCGCACCTACGAGGATCTGGCGGCCGCGGCCACGCGCATGCTCGATGCCTTCTACTGGCTCGGGCACGAGGAGACGGCGCTACAGGAGGGCATCGAGACCCTGCGGCGCACCTCCGAGCTCATCATCGACGAGTTCGAGAAGGTGCTCGCCCTGCGCAAGCGCGCGACGGACTCGCTCGTCGGGGCCCAGACGGCCCAGGAGCAGGTGCTGCTGCGCGTGCGTCCCGAGGAGCTCCAGAGCGCCGAGGGTTTCATGCATGCCCTCTCGGACCTGCGCAAGCAGCGCGGCCAGCTCATCACGCTCAAGGAGATCCGCTACATCGACGTGGCGCGGCTCGAGGCCCTCGAGAAGCAGGTCATCGAAGAGACGGACCGCGTCAGCTCCGACGCCGTGCAGTTCCTCCAGCGGGGCGAGGCGCTCCAGCCCCTGGCCGAGCGACTGGACGTGCTGTTGCAGAAGCTGGAGCCCATCCAGACGACGACGGAGCTGGCCCCGCTCGGTGAGGACATCGAGCAGGTGGGCAAGGGCCTGGAGGTGCTGAGCGAGACGGTGGGCGGACTGCAGGTGGGAGATCCGCTGGCGCGCGCCCGGATTCTCGAGGGCATCTCCGAGCTGTTCTCCCGCCTCAACCGCGTGCGCGCGGGCCTGAACGTCAAGCGCAAGGAGCTGGTGGGCCGCGAGAAGCGGGCGGAGTTCGGTGCCCAGTTCAAGCTGCTCGGGCAGGCGGTGGAGAGCGCGCTGTCCGTGGCGGACTCGCCGGAGAAGTGCGACGAGGGCCTGTCGCGCCTCACCGTGCAACTGGAGGAGATGGAGGGGCGCTTCGGCGAGTTCGACGAGTTCCTCGGTCCGCTCACCCAGAAGCGCGAGGAGCTGCTCGAGGCCTTCGGGCAGAAGAAGCAGGCGTTGGTGGACGAGCGCCAGCGCCGGGCACAGAACCTCTTCGGCGCGGCCGAGCGCATCCTCACTGGCGTCAACCGCCGGGCGAAGTCCTTCAAGGACGAGGACGAGCTCAACACGTACTTCGCGTCCGACTCGATGGTGCAGAAGCTGCGGCAGCTCGCCGAGCAGCTCCTGGAGCTCCAGGACAGCGTGCGCTCGGACGAGGTGCTCAGCCGCGTGAAGACGGCGCGTCAGGACGCCCTGCGCGCGCTGCGTGACCGGAACGACCTCTACGAAGAGGGCTCGGGCGCGCCGGTCATCAAGTTCGGCAAGCACCGCTTCAACGTCAACACCCAACCGCTGGACCTGACGCTGGTGCCGCGCGATGGCGCGCTCTACCTGCAGCTCACCGGCACGGACTACGCCCAGAGGCTGGAGGACGCGGAGCTGGAGAAGTACCGCGACCTCTGGGAGCAGCACCTCGTCTCCGAGACGCCCCAGGTGTACCGCGCCGAGTACCTCGCCGCGCAGGTGCTGCTGGACGCGGAGGAGGGGAAGGGGAGCGTGACGCTCGCGGCGCTGCACCAGGCGGTGCTGGAGCCGAACGGGCTGCTGGAGAAGGTGCGCGCGTACTCGGCGGACAGGTACGACGAGGGTTACGAGCGTGGCATCCACGACGCGGACGCGGCGGCCATCCTGGAGAGGCTGCTCGCGATGCACACGGGGGCGGGGCTCCTGCGCTTCGCGCCCACGCCGCGCGCCTGGGCGGTCCTGTTCTGGGTCTTCGGCGGCGAAGGCGACGAGAAGGCGCTCTTCCACCGCCGTGCCCGCAGCCTGCACCGGCTCCGGGCGGCCTTTGGCGAGTCGGCGGAGCTGGTGGTCCTCGGCAACGAGGCGGGTGAGCGCATCGGCGCCTTCCTGAAGTCGGTGGGCGTGGCGTGTGGCCCGGCGGAGGCCCGGCTCGCCGGACGCTACCTGGTGGAGGAGCTGGGCGTGGATCGGCCCCGCTTCACCACCAGCGGCGAGGCGGTGGCGATCAAGGACGCGCTGCTGTCCCAGCTGGACAGGGCGGGGACGCGCTCGGCGTTCGAGGATGACCTGCGCGGCCTGGAGAAGAACCTGCCCGAGCGCCTGCGCGTGGTGCGCGCGTGGGTGGATGCCTGGCTGGCGCGGCGCGAGGGAGGCCCGGGTGCGGCGGCCCACGTGGCGGTGGAGGCCGCGGTGCTGCTGCTCACCGAGCGCAAGGTGGATCGCGAGGTGGCCGGAGCCCTCACCTCCGCCGAGGTGACGGGAATGCTGGGCCAGCACCCGCTCATCCACGACAGGAAGCTGGCGCTGCGGCTGGACGAGTTCCTCGCGCGGCTGAGCGACTTCCGGCAGGTGCGGGTGCCGGCCTACCACGCCTACCGGGCCCTGCTGCGGGACATCCTGGACCGCGAGCGCCGCCGGCTGCGCCTGGAGGAGTTCACGCCCAAGGTGCTGACGTCGTTCGTGCGCAACAGGCTCATCGACGAGGTGTACCTGCCGCTCATTGGCGCCAACCTGGCCAAGCAGCTCGGCTCGGCGGGGGAGAACAAGCGCACGGACCGGATGGGCATGCTGCTGCTCATGTCGCCGCCGGGCTACGGCAAGACGACCTTGATGGAGTACGTGGCCAGCCGGCTCGGGCTCACCTTCGTGAAGGTGAACGGCCCGGCGCTGGGCCACTCGGTGAAGTCGTTGGATCCGGCCGAGGCGCCCAACGCCACGGCACGCCAGGAGGTGGAGCGCATCAACCTGTCCTTCGAGATGGGCAACAACGTGATGCTCTACCTCGATGACATCCAGCACACGGATCCGGAGCTGCTGCAGAAGTTCATCTCGCTGTGCGACGGCCAGCGGCGGGTCGAGGGCGTGTGGAACGGCAAGACGCGCACGTACGACCTGCGCGGCAAGAAGTTCTGCGTGGTGATGGCGGGCAACCCGTACACGGAGACGGGCGATCGCTTCCGCATCCCGGACATGCTCGCCAACCGCGCGGACACCTACAACCTGGGCGACATCCTGGATGGCAAGGAGGAGCTGTTCGCGCTGAGCTACATCGAGAACTCGCTCACGTCGAACGGCGTGCTGGCGCCACTGGCCACGCGCGAGCCGGGTGACATCCACAAGCTCATCCGCATGGCGAAGGGCGAGGAGGTGCCCAGCGGCGAGCTGTCGTATGGCTACGCGGCGGCGGAGTTGCAGGAGATCGTCGCGGTGTTGCAGCGGCTGTTCCGGGTGCAGCAGGTGCTGCTGAAGGTGAACCTGGAGTACATCGCCTCGGCGGCGCAGGACGAGCGCTTCCGGACGGAGCCGGCGTTCAAGCTGCAGGGCAGCTACCGCAACATGGGCAAGATCGCCGAGAAGGTGGTGTCGGCGATGACGGACGAGGAGCTGGAGCGGCTGCTGGACGACCACTACCAGGGCGAGTCGCAGACGCTCACCACGGCGGCCGAGCAGAACCTGCTCAAGCTGCAGGAGCTGCGCGGGAGGCTGAAGCCGGAGCAGGCGAAGCGCTGGGAGGAGATCAAGCAGGGCTTCGCGCGGGTGAAGCGGATGGGCGGGAAGGAGGACGATCCGGTGGCCCGGGTGACGGGACAGCTGAGCGCGATCGAGGAGCAGCTCGGCTCGGTGGCGGGAGCGGTGGTGCGAGCAGCGGATATGGCGCGCCAGCCGTCGGGTCCGAGCCCCGTGGCCGAGGTGCTGCCGAAGGTGGAGTCGCTACGCGAGGCCCTGCTGGAGCTGGCGAGGAGGGAGGTACCGGCGCCGGTGGTGCAGGTGTCTCCTGGGACGGATCTGACGCCATACCTGCAGCACCTGGCGAAGGTGCTGAGGGCGCTGGCGGAGCGCTCGGTGGCGGCACCGGCGCAGACGGCGGACCTTGGGCCGGTGATGGAGCAACTGACGCAGGCGGTGAAGACGATGGCGGATCGCCAGCCGGTGGCGGCGCCCGCGTCGGCGCCGCCAGCGGACCTGGGGCGGTACATGGAGCAGATGTCCCAGGCGGTGAAGGTGATGGCGGAGCGGGCGCCCGCGCAGTCGCTACAACGGGCGGCCTCGGCGCCGCTGCCGCCGGACGTGGGGCGGCAACTGTCGCTGGTGGAGAGCGCGTTGGCGCCGCTGGAGCGGATGGCGAAGAGGACGCTGCAGGGGGGCGAAGAGAACCTCAAGGCGATGCAGGTCTGGCAGGCGGTCACAGAGGCCCTGGAGCTGATCCAGGCGATGCAGCGCTGA
- a CDS encoding SPFH domain-containing protein, translating into MELPIVASGIVGGLFFLFCSAFIVSRFYRQVDQGRALIINPFKGEPIVTFTGAIVWPIINRAEVMDIALKTIEIDRRGKEGLICQDNIRADIKVTFFVRVNKTREDVLKVAQSIGCARASDQETLEHLFEAKFSEALKTVGKSFDFEELYTKRDAIKDQVIQVIGKDLNGYMLEDCAIDFLEQTPVEMLDKDNILDAQGIRKITELTSVQNIHTNEFRQSERMAITKRNVEADEAIFALERQRAEAAAKQKREIESIQARETAEAERVKAEENAKQQLARIKAEEEILINDQNKHRQVEVAQKNRERVVGVEAERVEKDRSLEAINREREVELSRIGKEKQLEAEKKAIADVVRARIAVEKTVAEEEERIKDLRVKAEATRRKDALLITAEAQAQERLVKDIKAAEASNEVSKYAAKEKLTLAEAELQASDMTAKAKMRLSEGIQAEEAAHGLAEVRVKEADALAIEKQGMATVRVKEAEAAVIEKQGMAQATVLKERGLAEAAAAREKLLAEAAGEKEKGLARASIGEAEAQAIQKRGEAEAVAIREKLLAEAKAIEEKLLAEARGLAEKAESMKLLQGATREHEEFRLRLQKERDVELASIQVRKDIAEAQSKVLAETMGHAKINIVGGDGQFFERFIKAISVGQSVDGALDQSETLRKAFSGYLNGEKDLPADLKEILSKPGLTSDAQNLAMAALLHRMAPSPAAAAASNLKSLVEAEPAVRASAPEKTQG; encoded by the coding sequence ATGGAATTGCCAATCGTCGCCTCCGGAATCGTCGGCGGACTCTTCTTCCTCTTCTGTTCCGCGTTCATCGTCTCCAGGTTCTACCGGCAGGTGGATCAGGGACGCGCGCTGATCATCAACCCGTTCAAGGGTGAGCCGATCGTCACCTTCACCGGCGCCATCGTGTGGCCCATCATCAACCGGGCCGAGGTGATGGACATCGCGCTGAAGACGATCGAGATCGATCGCCGCGGCAAGGAAGGGCTGATCTGCCAGGACAACATCCGCGCGGACATCAAGGTCACCTTCTTCGTCCGGGTGAACAAGACGCGCGAGGATGTGCTCAAGGTGGCCCAGTCCATCGGCTGCGCCCGCGCGAGCGACCAGGAGACGCTGGAGCACCTCTTCGAGGCCAAGTTCTCCGAGGCCCTCAAGACGGTGGGCAAGAGCTTCGACTTCGAGGAACTCTACACCAAGCGTGACGCCATCAAGGACCAGGTCATCCAGGTGATCGGCAAGGACCTCAACGGCTACATGCTCGAGGACTGCGCCATCGACTTCCTGGAGCAGACCCCCGTCGAGATGCTGGACAAGGACAACATCCTCGACGCGCAGGGCATCCGGAAGATCACCGAGCTGACGTCCGTCCAGAACATCCACACCAACGAGTTCCGCCAGAGCGAGCGCATGGCGATCACCAAGCGCAACGTCGAGGCGGACGAGGCCATCTTCGCCCTCGAGCGCCAGCGCGCCGAGGCGGCCGCCAAGCAGAAGCGCGAGATCGAGTCCATCCAGGCCCGTGAGACCGCCGAGGCCGAGCGCGTGAAGGCCGAGGAGAACGCCAAGCAGCAGCTGGCGCGCATCAAGGCCGAGGAAGAGATCCTCATCAACGATCAGAACAAGCACCGCCAGGTGGAGGTCGCGCAGAAGAACCGCGAGCGCGTGGTGGGCGTCGAGGCCGAGCGCGTGGAGAAGGACCGCTCGCTGGAGGCCATCAACCGCGAGCGCGAGGTGGAACTGTCGCGCATCGGCAAGGAGAAGCAGCTGGAGGCGGAGAAGAAGGCCATCGCCGACGTGGTGCGCGCCCGCATCGCGGTGGAGAAGACGGTGGCCGAGGAGGAGGAGCGCATCAAGGATCTGCGCGTGAAGGCCGAGGCCACGCGCCGCAAGGACGCGCTGCTCATCACCGCCGAGGCCCAGGCGCAGGAGAGGCTGGTCAAGGACATCAAGGCCGCCGAGGCGAGCAACGAGGTGTCCAAGTACGCGGCGAAGGAGAAGCTCACGCTGGCGGAGGCCGAGCTGCAGGCGTCGGACATGACGGCCAAGGCGAAGATGCGGCTGTCCGAGGGCATCCAGGCCGAGGAGGCCGCGCACGGCCTGGCCGAGGTGCGCGTGAAGGAAGCGGACGCGCTGGCCATCGAGAAGCAGGGCATGGCCACGGTGCGCGTGAAGGAGGCCGAGGCCGCCGTCATCGAGAAGCAGGGCATGGCGCAGGCCACGGTGCTCAAGGAGCGGGGCCTGGCCGAGGCCGCCGCCGCCCGCGAGAAGCTGCTGGCCGAGGCCGCTGGTGAGAAGGAGAAGGGACTGGCCCGCGCGAGCATCGGCGAGGCCGAGGCCCAGGCCATCCAGAAGCGCGGCGAGGCCGAGGCCGTCGCCATCCGCGAGAAGCTGCTGGCCGAGGCCAAGGCCATCGAGGAGAAGCTGCTGGCTGAGGCGCGCGGTCTGGCCGAGAAGGCCGAGTCCATGAAGCTGCTCCAGGGCGCCACCCGCGAGCACGAGGAGTTCCGCCTGCGCCTGCAGAAGGAGCGCGACGTGGAGCTGGCCTCCATCCAGGTGCGCAAGGACATCGCCGAGGCCCAGTCCAAGGTGCTCGCCGAGACGATGGGGCACGCGAAGATCAACATCGTTGGCGGCGACGGCCAGTTCTTCGAGCGCTTCATCAAGGCCATCTCCGTGGGCCAGTCGGTGGACGGCGCGCTGGATCAGAGCGAGACGCTGCGCAAGGCCTTCAGCGGCTACCTGAACGGTGAGAAGGACTTGCCGGCGGACCTCAAGGAGATCCTCTCCAAGCCGGGCCTCACCAGCGACGCGCAGAACCTGGCGATGGCGGCGCTGCTGCACCGCATGGCACCGAGCCCGGCGGCTGCCGCGGCCTCCAACCTCAAGTCACTCGTGGAGGCTGAGCCCGCGGTCCGGGCGTCGGCACCCGAGAAGACCCAGGGCTGA